The Thermodesulfobacteriota bacterium genomic sequence GCGTGTGCGCAGGATGAGCCGCACCTCAGAAAGGTGGCGCTCCGCGAGATCAATCATTGGCCCCCTCCAGGCGCTGCAAGAGGAGTCGGGCGTCCGAAGAAAACCGCCTCGCACACTCGTACACGGCCGCAGCCTGGACCTGGTTGTACGTGTGTGAGGTCAGATTCCGGGCATCGGCGTATGCAAACCAGGGCGCGGGGTCGTCGATCAGGCGGTGGCGGGCGGCTAGGCGAAACAACTCCTTCCTCGTGCGGGGGTGGTCGGCGTCTTCCGGGGTCGCGTTTTCGCGCAGCCAGCGCTGCAAGAACTTCCAGCACAACTCGAACGTGAACTCAAAGTGCTGGATCGCGCCGGCCCGCAGGGCGTTTCGCGTCACGGCGTCGAGCCGCGCCAGCAGCGCAGCGTCCTCGCAGCGTTCGAGTGTGGCCTCCAGGGCAGCCACAGCGCTCCGAAGACTGCTCAGATCGAGCGGCATCGGTCACCTGCCGGCCAGGGTGCTGCCCCCCCCCGCCGACGTTCCCTTCCAAGCACCCGTCCGCCTCCTTCTCCGCCGCTCCCCCGCGTCACACGGGGCGGCGGCTTACGCCACTGCTATCACGCGGACCGGAAAGGGTCAAGCGAACCGGCGCAATGCCACCGTGCTCCGGTGCTCACCCAAACCCCCGAGCTTTCCCCGAAACCTCCCGAGCTCTCGTGGGGAGAGCCGGGGCCGTGGCAGTCGGAGCCGTACCTGAACCCGCCGGAGTAGCGGCTGTGCAAATGCAGGTCGGCTCTCATGGGCGTCGGCTCCTTTCGGCCGTGGACAAGCGGCGGCGGGTCGCGCCGATCCTCTACCCCTCCCGCAGGTAGCGCGCGGGCTTGTGGCGCAGCACCCGGGCGGTGCCCAGCAGGCCCAGCAGCAGGGTGAGGGCGACGCCGGAGGCGACGGTGAGGAGCACCGGGAGGGGGCGCACGGAAAACGGGGTCTTCAAGATGCCCGCGGCCACGGCCCAGGCGGCGCCGGTGCCGGCCAGGGCGGCCACCGCCCCCGCAGCGAGGCCCAGCAGCAGGAACTCGGTGCCGAAGGCGGTGAGGATGTCGCGGCGGGTGGCGCCGCAGACCTTGAAGATGATCGCGTCGCGCAGCCGCCGGTGCTGGTCGGCAGAGAGGGCACCCGCGAGCACCAGGAGGCCGGTGAGGACGGCCACCGCCCCCACGGCCCGGAAGACGCCGCCGATGCGGCCGATGACCCGGGAGGTGTTCTCCAGCACCTCCTTGACCCGCACGGCCGAGACGTTGGGAAACCGGCCGGTGACGGCCCGGAACAGCGCCTCTTCGGCCCCGGGCTCGGCGTAGGCCGCGGCCAGGTGGGACTGGGGCGCGCCCTCCAGCACCCCGGGGCCGAAGACCAGGGCGAAGTTCAGCGCCAGGGTGGCCCACTCCACGTCGCGCAGGTTGGCGATCTCGGCGGTGATCTCGCGGCCGAGCACGTTGACCGTGAGGGTGTCGCCCACGCCCACCCCGAAGCCCGCGGCGAGGTCCGAGGCAAGCGAGAGCAGGGGCGGCCCGACGTACTCCTCGGGCCACCAGGCGCCGGCCCCGATGCGGCTGCCTTCGGGGGGGCGCCGGCTGTAGGTGAGGAACCGGTCGCCCCGCACGGCCCAGGAGACCTCGGGGGCGATGTTCGCCTGCTCCACCGGCACCCCTGCAATGTGGGTGATCCAGCCCCGGAGCGTGGGCAGGCGCTCCACCCGGGTCACCCCGGGCACCGCCGCAACCGCCCGGTCGAACTCCTCGGCCTGGTGCCCCAGGATGTCGACGAAGAAATAGGAGGGGGCCTGCTCCGGGAGGTCGCGCTCCACCAGGGCCGCCAGATCCGACTGCACCAGGGCCGTGGCCACGAGCGCCGTGAGCCCCAGCCCCAGG encodes the following:
- a CDS encoding HI0074 family nucleotidyltransferase substrate-binding subunit; translated protein: MPLDLSSLRSAVAALEATLERCEDAALLARLDAVTRNALRAGAIQHFEFTFELCWKFLQRWLRENATPEDADHPRTRKELFRLAARHRLIDDPAPWFAYADARNLTSHTYNQVQAAAVYECARRFSSDARLLLQRLEGAND
- a CDS encoding FtsX-like permease family protein; its protein translation is FSAGAALLFVLFRLLAGAVVRLARAAPRPRNPRVRLGLANIHRPGSPSRSAIFSLGLGLTALVATALVQSDLAALVERDLPEQAPSYFFVDILGHQAEEFDRAVAAVPGVTRVERLPTLRGWITHIAGVPVEQANIAPEVSWAVRGDRFLTYSRRPPEGSRIGAGAWWPEEYVGPPLLSLASDLAAGFGVGVGDTLTVNVLGREITAEIANLRDVEWATLALNFALVFGPGVLEGAPQSHLAAAYAEPGAEEALFRAVTGRFPNVSAVRVKEVLENTSRVIGRIGGVFRAVGAVAVLTGLLVLAGALSADQHRRLRDAIIFKVCGATRRDILTAFGTEFLLLGLAAGAVAALAGTGAAWAVAAGILKTPFSVRPLPVLLTVASGVALTLLLGLLGTARVLRHKPARYLREG